The Streptomyces sp. TLI_105 DNA segment AGGAGCCACCCCTCTACCAAATCATTGACGGATCAATATCATTGCCATCGTCGGCGACCTACGCATGATCTCCTGCATGCAAATTGCGTCTCGGGGGTGGCAATGTTGCGCATCAAAGTTTCCAGCGAAGACATACAGCGGTTAAGAATGGTCCATACTTTAGGGCCCGTGTCCGAAGCGGTCTTCGCCCTCCACCACTTCGGACGCGACCGGGCGCGCGGCGGTGTCGGCTGGCACAAGTTCGTGCGCGAGCGCCTCGGCGACGACCTGCCCGCCGTGGGCGAGGTCGTGTCCAAGTACCGGGTGGTTCCCGATCTCCTGTGGCTGCTGGAGCGGGAGGGGGCGGACGCCGATTCGGTACCGCCGGCCGTGCGCGCCCGGGCCCGCCGCCTCGCCCAGATCGTCTTCCTGTTCTGCAGCGCGGGCATCCTGCCCTACTGGTCGCAGATACGGGCCCGGCTGGAGATCGAGCGCGACGTGCGCGGACGGATAGCCATCACGAACGGCGTCGAATTCCTGCTCGCGGGGCTGCACCCCAAGGTGACGTGGGAGTCCTCGGAGCTGCGCATCGCGTCCCACACCGACCTCGAGATCACCCTCGACGGGCGCGGCCTGATCCTGAGCCCCTCGCTCTTCCTCCCCGACAAGACCTGCGTGCTCGTGCGCTCCGAGCGGCAGGCCGGCGTGCCGGCGCTCGTCTTCTCCGTGCCCCTGGACCTCAACGACCTGGAGTCGCCCTCCGAGGAATCGGACGTCGAGGGCGACCGGGCGCTGGCCGCCCTGGTCGGAGCCACCCGCGCGGCGGCCCTGCGCGCGCTGTCCGAGAGCGGCACCACCGGCGATCTGTCCGACCGGCTCGGCATCTCCCTCTCCGGCGCCAGCAAGCAGGCCACCGTCCTGCGAGAGGCGGGGCTGATCACGACGCTGCGCAACCGCACCACCGCCACGCACACGCTCACTCCGCTCGGTCTGGCGCTCCTGCAGAGGGAGTTGCCCGCCGAGCTCACCGGTCCGTCGGGCCACCCGGGCCATCCGGGCCACCCACGGGCGCGCGAGCCGAGGAGCGTTCCGGGACCACGCGGCTGAGACATGACCCGCGTACCGACAGCCACGCGGCTACGGCATGACCCGCGTCTCGACCACACGGCCCTCGGCGAGCAGCACCACCGCGTCGGCCCGTTCGAGAGAGGCCAGGTCCGTGGCCGAGGCCACGACACAGAGCCCCTGCCGGTCCACCAACTCGCGCACCATGTCCAGGACCCCCGCCGCGGTGGCGGGCGGAAGGCCGACGGTGAGGTCGTCGGCGAGCAGCACGTCGGGGGCGCCGGAGACCGCGGCCACGACCGCGGCCACCCGCTGCCGATCCCCCGTCAGTTCGCGTACGGGAATGTCCCGCTCCTCCCAGAGGTCCAGCCGGCGCAGCGCGTCCCGCACCACCTCCGCCGCTCCGGCCGGCATCGGGCCGAGCCCCGAGGCGAGCGTGCCGATCGTCGCCGCCTGCTCCGGCACCGGCAGGAGACCGACGTGCGCGAGCCGGAGGCCCTCGGCGAGACGGACCTCGCCCGTCGTCACCGGTTCCAGACCGGCGGCGCACCGCAGCACGCCGGTCTTGCCCGCGGCGGCCGGTCCGGCCAGCGCCGTCCAGGTGCCGCCGTCGCACGCGAAGGACACGTTCTCGATCACGTATCCGGGTTCGGCGCCCACGGCGCCGTCCGTGCCGACATGACATAGCTGCAGAGCCGGACTCTGTTCGGTCATGGTGGTCTCTTTCCATGCTCGGGAGGTAGGTTGTGCAACCGGTCCGCCGTCCCCGTTCCACTCCGGCGGAGGTGAGTCGATTCCGTCCACCTCTGGTCCCCGATACTCGGTCTGACCGGCATGTTAGGGCCTTCGGTGCGGAAGAGCCCATACCTTCCGCCACAGGGAAAGAACTACAGCCTGCTGTAATGCGCGCGAGGGCGTGGTCTGCTCCGGTGATCCGCGCCTGGTCGCCGCCGCTGCGGGCCACGGCTTATCTCCTCGGGGAATTCGGCACCGCCGTCATGAGCATTCTTTCCTTCCTGCCGCTCTTTCACCCGAGCATGCGTCGGTCGTGGGCCGAGTGGCACCGGCAGCGGGCCGGCCGCCTGTTGGGCCGCCCGGTCCGCGAGCAGAGCATCGACCTCTCCCGTCATCTGTACTGGCTCGCCCTGCACGTGACCTTGGGCATCGCCTGCGGGCTCGCCACGGTCATCTGCGTCGGCAACGCGCTGATGATCGTGGCGACTCCCCTGCTGGCGTGGGCGTTTCCGGCACAGGGACGTCCGAAGACGGTGCTGGACATCCCGGTGGCCGGCTGGCAGGAGGCCGCCACCGGCCCCTCGGTGGGATCCGTCCTGTTCGCCGTCGGCTGCCTGGCGCTGCCGCCGCTCGCCACGGGGTACGCCCGTCTGACCCTCGCCGTGCTCGCGCCGTCGCGCACCCGCCTGCTCGCCGACCGCGTGGCCGCGCTCACCCGCACCCGCATCGACGCGATCGAGGCGCACGGCGCCGAGCTGCGGCGGATCGAGCGCGACCTGCACGACGGCACCCAGGCACGGCTGGTGGCGGTGGCCATGCGGCTCGCGGTCGCCCGGCAGTGCCTCGACCGCGACCTGTCCACCGTCGCCCGGATGCTGCGCGAGGCGACCGACGTCACCGAGGAGGCGATGGTCGAGCTCCGCGAGGTGCTCCGCGGCATCTATCCGCCCATCCTCGCCGACCGCGGGCTGCGGGGAGCCCTGCGCACCGTCGCCGCCCGGGGCGGCGTCCCGGTCTCGATCGACATCGGCGAGCTGCACCGGATCCCGGCGGCCATCGAGGCGGTCGCCTACTTCGTGGTCACCGAGGCGCTGACGAACGTGGCCAAGCACAGCCGGGCCACGGAGGCGGCGCTGAGGGTGTGGCGCGTCGAGGACGTGCTGACGGTCGTCGTCACCGACAACGGCGTGGGCGGCGCGCGGGAGAACGCCGGCAGCGGACTGGCCGGACTCCGCGGCCGCGCGCAGGCTCTCGACGGCCGCGTCACGGTCGTCAGCCCGGCGGGCGGCCCCACCACGATCACCGTGGAGCTGCCGTGCGGATAGTCATCGCCGAGGACAACGTCCTGCTCGCCACCGGTCTGGAGCTGCTGCTGACCCATGCCGGCTACGAGGTGGCCGAGGTCGCCGACGACGCCGGGGGATTCCTGGCCGCGGTCGACCGGCACCGCCCGGCCGTCACCATCGTCGACGTACGGCTGCCGCCCTCGTTCCGCGACGAGGGCATCCGGGCCGCGATCGAGGCCCGGCGCCTCCACCCCGGCCTGCCGGTCCTGGTCCTGTCCCAGTACGTGGAGCAGACGTACGCCTCCGAGTTGCTCTCCGGCGGCGGGGGCGGGGTCGGTTATCTGCTCAAGGACCGCATCAGCCGGGTCGACGAGTTCCTGGAGGCGCTCGACCGGGTGGCCGC contains these protein-coding regions:
- a CDS encoding response regulator transcription factor, with the protein product MRIVIAEDNVLLATGLELLLTHAGYEVAEVADDAGGFLAAVDRHRPAVTIVDVRLPPSFRDEGIRAAIEARRLHPGLPVLVLSQYVEQTYASELLSGGGGGVGYLLKDRISRVDEFLEALDRVAAGGTALDPDVVAQLLAGRTRPLSTLTRREREVLALMAEGHDNATLAGKLSITDNAVHKHIGNIFAKFGLTETDAGHRRVRAVLTYLEAR
- a CDS encoding sensor histidine kinase encodes the protein MRRSWAEWHRQRAGRLLGRPVREQSIDLSRHLYWLALHVTLGIACGLATVICVGNALMIVATPLLAWAFPAQGRPKTVLDIPVAGWQEAATGPSVGSVLFAVGCLALPPLATGYARLTLAVLAPSRTRLLADRVAALTRTRIDAIEAHGAELRRIERDLHDGTQARLVAVAMRLAVARQCLDRDLSTVARMLREATDVTEEAMVELREVLRGIYPPILADRGLRGALRTVAARGGVPVSIDIGELHRIPAAIEAVAYFVVTEALTNVAKHSRATEAALRVWRVEDVLTVVVTDNGVGGARENAGSGLAGLRGRAQALDGRVTVVSPAGGPTTITVELPCG
- a CDS encoding helix-turn-helix transcriptional regulator, which produces MSEAVFALHHFGRDRARGGVGWHKFVRERLGDDLPAVGEVVSKYRVVPDLLWLLEREGADADSVPPAVRARARRLAQIVFLFCSAGILPYWSQIRARLEIERDVRGRIAITNGVEFLLAGLHPKVTWESSELRIASHTDLEITLDGRGLILSPSLFLPDKTCVLVRSERQAGVPALVFSVPLDLNDLESPSEESDVEGDRALAALVGATRAAALRALSESGTTGDLSDRLGISLSGASKQATVLREAGLITTLRNRTTATHTLTPLGLALLQRELPAELTGPSGHPGHPGHPRAREPRSVPGPRG
- a CDS encoding ATP-binding cassette domain-containing protein codes for the protein MTEQSPALQLCHVGTDGAVGAEPGYVIENVSFACDGGTWTALAGPAAAGKTGVLRCAAGLEPVTTGEVRLAEGLRLAHVGLLPVPEQAATIGTLASGLGPMPAGAAEVVRDALRRLDLWEERDIPVRELTGDRQRVAAVVAAVSGAPDVLLADDLTVGLPPATAAGVLDMVRELVDRQGLCVVASATDLASLERADAVVLLAEGRVVETRVMP